One genomic region from Sphingobacterium multivorum encodes:
- a CDS encoding heavy metal-binding domain-containing protein, which yields MILTTTNSIEGGDISRYNDLIAANVVVGTTVFNDVGASYETSD from the coding sequence ATGATATTAACCACGACCAATTCCATCGAAGGGGGGGATATTTCACGATATAATGATCTAATAGCTGCCAATGTTGTCGTCGGCACCACTGTCTTTAATGATGTAGGGGCGAGCTATGAAACAAGTGATTGA
- a CDS encoding ankyrin repeat domain-containing protein: MRIFIVILTFTLCGCHNRDDKIDKEKLLGNDYRLFQGSPSWDLAKAVEDENINLVKKLANEDRQPVNYQEPKFGKTLLMLAINNNDYQSAKTLLALKADPNIADRYRGSTAMHDAAANSDPKYLELLIKYHGNPNVVENKPITDSDNGRETPLNIAITYISGNNLNKVKLLVNAGADVNFYNSWYTYYPHLPLSDAISHQQFDIAQYLLEQGADYKRIMYRTVQGDSIYILGALRREIVDLDKKEYRQKRNVISFLKTKGLDYAKEPVPDFIEEKLKKDYPENWQEVLKSY, translated from the coding sequence ATGAGAATTTTTATAGTAATATTAACTTTTACACTTTGTGGTTGTCATAATAGGGATGATAAGATCGATAAAGAGAAACTTCTTGGTAATGACTATCGGCTTTTCCAAGGTTCGCCTAGTTGGGATTTGGCAAAGGCAGTGGAAGATGAGAATATTAATTTAGTGAAAAAACTAGCTAACGAAGATAGGCAGCCCGTCAATTACCAAGAGCCTAAATTTGGCAAAACTTTATTGATGCTCGCGATTAATAATAACGATTATCAGAGTGCAAAAACATTATTAGCTTTGAAAGCTGATCCCAATATCGCAGACAGATATCGAGGATCTACAGCGATGCATGATGCCGCAGCAAATTCAGACCCTAAATATCTAGAGCTTTTGATAAAGTACCATGGTAACCCTAATGTTGTTGAGAATAAGCCGATTACAGATAGTGACAATGGAAGGGAAACGCCATTAAATATAGCAATTACATATATCTCAGGTAATAATCTAAATAAAGTTAAACTCTTAGTTAATGCGGGAGCCGATGTTAATTTTTATAATTCTTGGTATACTTATTATCCGCATTTACCATTATCAGATGCAATAAGCCATCAACAGTTTGATATAGCACAATATTTACTTGAACAAGGAGCAGATTATAAGCGAATCATGTATAGGACGGTGCAAGGAGATTCAATCTACATTTTGGGAGCACTTAGAAGAGAAATAGTTGATTTGGATAAAAAAGAATACCGCCAGAAGAGAAATGTCATATCCTTTTTAAAAACTAAAGGATTGGATTACGCGAAGGAACCAGTCCCTGATTTTATTGAAGAAAAGCTCAAAAAAGATTATCCGGAGAATTGGCAAGAGGTTCTAAAAAGTTATTAG